Proteins encoded by one window of Opitutia bacterium:
- a CDS encoding immunoglobulin domain-containing protein: MLLSAAVTPVLAYTLPAQTGRRASFASDDDFLGYVEQQSFAYFWATQHPTTGLVPDRASNLDVCSVAAVGFGLSSINVAVSRGWVTRAAARERVRTTLQFLVNVPQGPSPTGVAGYRGWFYHFLDTNTGLRSGNCELSTIDTALLLLGVIDCALYFDGADAAEVAIRQAADTLVNRVDWGFVLRPDNLVAMDWKPETGYHPSGWSGYNEAMALYLLGLGVASNPLPTASWEAWTATYQWKIHSGQSYVWCITGSLFTHQYSHCWIDFRGIADGYLRTHGDGIDYFENSRRATLAQQSYAAARPFTNYSALEFGLTACDGPNATIGGVKYSGYDGRGAPPGRPTTIDDGTLAPTALMGSVPFAPEACVPALRHLYDTYGASIWSDYGYCDAFNITANRWFDPDVIGISVGTNILMIENHRSAEVWRRLLRSPIIQRGLQRAGFTAPPPDNVAAIVSTPTQIAVAWTDRADFETGFQVEASTDAGVTYASVATAPANATSASFAARTGTTYHVRVRTTNIAGLSGAKGAVSVSTPATISITTQPAGVIATAGQLVTLRVVASGAAPLSYQWFKGGLSLAGATSDTLTFSSVQASDAGSYTVVVSNNEGSATSQPATVTVNVPPPTPAPSRGGGGGGAPTLWSVLLLVLLAFGRVFQGAGRRRSR, from the coding sequence GTGCTGCTGAGCGCGGCCGTCACACCGGTTCTCGCTTACACGTTGCCGGCGCAAACCGGACGTCGCGCGAGCTTCGCGAGTGACGATGACTTTCTCGGCTACGTGGAGCAGCAGAGTTTCGCCTATTTCTGGGCGACGCAGCATCCGACGACGGGGCTCGTCCCCGACCGCGCGTCGAACCTCGATGTGTGCAGCGTCGCCGCGGTCGGTTTTGGCCTGAGCAGTATAAACGTCGCCGTGTCGCGTGGCTGGGTCACGCGTGCCGCCGCTCGCGAACGCGTGCGCACGACGCTGCAGTTTCTCGTCAATGTTCCGCAAGGCCCATCCCCCACCGGCGTCGCGGGCTATCGCGGCTGGTTCTATCACTTCCTCGACACGAATACCGGTCTGCGTTCCGGCAACTGCGAACTCTCGACGATCGACACCGCGCTGTTGCTGCTCGGTGTGATTGACTGCGCGCTCTACTTCGACGGCGCCGATGCCGCGGAAGTCGCGATCCGGCAGGCGGCGGACACGCTCGTGAACCGCGTCGATTGGGGCTTCGTGCTGCGGCCGGACAATCTCGTGGCGATGGATTGGAAACCGGAGACCGGCTACCACCCGAGCGGCTGGTCCGGCTACAACGAGGCGATGGCGCTTTATCTCCTCGGCCTCGGCGTCGCCAGCAACCCATTGCCGACCGCGTCGTGGGAGGCATGGACCGCCACCTATCAGTGGAAAATCCACTCCGGGCAGAGTTACGTCTGGTGCATCACCGGCTCGCTCTTCACGCACCAATACTCGCATTGCTGGATCGATTTCCGCGGCATCGCCGATGGCTATCTGCGCACGCACGGCGATGGCATCGATTACTTCGAGAACTCCCGCCGCGCGACGCTCGCGCAGCAGTCGTATGCGGCCGCGCGGCCGTTCACGAACTACAGTGCGCTCGAGTTCGGCCTCACGGCGTGCGACGGGCCGAACGCGACGATCGGCGGCGTGAAATACTCAGGCTACGACGGTCGCGGCGCGCCGCCCGGCCGACCGACGACGATCGACGACGGCACGCTCGCGCCGACGGCGTTGATGGGCTCGGTGCCGTTCGCGCCCGAGGCGTGCGTGCCGGCGCTGCGCCACCTCTACGACACCTACGGCGCGTCGATCTGGTCCGACTATGGCTACTGCGACGCCTTCAACATCACCGCGAACCGGTGGTTCGACCCGGACGTCATCGGCATCAGCGTCGGCACGAACATCCTGATGATCGAGAACCACCGCAGCGCGGAGGTGTGGCGCCGCCTGCTGCGCAGCCCGATCATCCAACGCGGACTGCAGCGCGCCGGTTTCACCGCGCCGCCGCCCGACAACGTGGCAGCGATCGTGTCCACGCCGACGCAGATCGCGGTCGCGTGGACGGACCGCGCCGATTTCGAAACCGGCTTCCAGGTCGAAGCATCGACCGACGCCGGAGTGACGTATGCCTCCGTGGCGACGGCGCCGGCCAACGCGACGAGCGCGAGTTTCGCCGCGCGCACTGGCACGACGTATCACGTGCGCGTGCGCACGACCAATATCGCGGGACTTTCCGGCGCTAAGGGCGCGGTGAGCGTGAGCACACCGGCGACGATCTCGATCACGACGCAACCGGCGGGCGTGATCGCGACGGCCGGACAACTCGTGACTTTGCGTGTCGTCGCGAGCGGCGCCGCGCCGCTGAGCTACCAGTGGTTCAAGGGCGGCCTCTCGCTGGCCGGCGCGACGTCCGACACCTTGACCTTCTCGAGCGTGCAGGCGAGCGACGCCGGAAGCTATACCGTCGTCGTTTCCAACAACGAGGGATCCGCGACCAGCCAGCCGGCGACGGTGACGGTCAACGTGCCGCCGCCCACGCCAGCGCCCTCGCGCGGCGGTGGTGGTGGCGGCGCGCCGACGCTTTGGTCGGTGCTGCTGCTCGTGCTGCTGGCGTTCGGTCGCGTGTTTCAGGGCGCGGGCCGGAGGCGTTCCCGCTGA
- a CDS encoding purine-binding chemotaxis protein CheW, producing the protein MSAPTSNQTASGHAGKYLTVQLDNEAYGIAVLKVREIIRLQKITAVPQMPEFVKGVINLRGRVIPVIDLRVKFGLKSEFTERTCVVVVQVRLTSGTHVQMGLIVDSVEEVVHVPAEEIEPTPEFGTQVDTRYLLGMAKVKGQVKTLLDIDRVVAPETTAALVDAIS; encoded by the coding sequence ATGAGCGCGCCAACCTCGAACCAGACCGCGTCCGGACATGCGGGCAAATATCTCACCGTCCAACTGGATAACGAAGCCTACGGCATCGCCGTGCTGAAAGTCCGTGAGATCATCCGTCTCCAGAAAATCACCGCGGTGCCGCAGATGCCCGAGTTCGTCAAAGGCGTCATCAACCTGCGCGGCCGCGTCATCCCCGTGATCGACCTGCGCGTGAAATTCGGCCTCAAGAGCGAGTTCACCGAGCGCACCTGCGTGGTCGTAGTCCAGGTGCGACTGACGAGCGGAACCCACGTCCAGATGGGCCTGATCGTCGACAGCGTGGAGGAAGTCGTCCACGTGCCCGCCGAAGAGATCGAGCCGACGCCGGAGTTTGGCACCCAGGTGGACACGCGCTACCTGCTCGGCATGGCCAAGGTCAAAGGACAGGTGAAGACGCTGCTCGATATCGATCGCGTCGTTGCCCCTGAGACGACGGCCGCGCTCGTCGACGCGATCAGCTGA
- the aspS gene encoding aspartate--tRNA ligase codes for MKRTHHCAQLTKADLHATVSLAGWVDSVRDHGGIIFVDLRDRQGITQVKFDSALREQAAKLKDESVIGITGKVEDRPADMVNKNLPTGEIEVDATELIIHNLSETPPFPLDDAGGDKVNEDLRLTYRYLDLRRPKMRRNLAVRHKATKAVRDYFDSQGFYEVETPALFKSTPEGAREYLVPSRIHAGQFYALSQSPQQFKQILMVAGVEKYFQIARCFRDEDLRADRQMEFTQIDVEVSFIDREGIYALFEGMLKKVWKDVLNHDLPTPFPRMAYIDAMNRYGVDKPDTRFGLELVDFTDTFRSSGFKVFQSTAASGGSIKAVNAKGLADATQGEISSLEDSAKAMGAKGLAYIKVEKGEWKSPIVKFFTDAEKADLTARLNIQDGDLICFAAAPWERACAILGRIRLDAAQLLVKRGKMTLRPDQWNFLWVVDFPLMSYDEERGGYAATHHPFTAPVQEDAHLLDSNPKAVRGQHYDVVLNGMELGGGSIRIHQPALQEKVFTDVLKIPADVVESRFGYMLKAFKYGAPPHGGIAFGLDRMCALLCGTNSIRDVIAFPKTQKAQDLMNQSPTPVTEKQLRDLHIRVVDEAK; via the coding sequence ATGAAACGCACGCACCATTGCGCCCAACTGACCAAGGCCGACCTCCACGCGACCGTCTCGCTCGCCGGCTGGGTCGACTCCGTCCGCGACCACGGCGGCATCATCTTCGTCGACCTCCGCGACCGCCAGGGCATCACGCAGGTGAAGTTCGACAGCGCCCTGCGCGAGCAGGCCGCGAAGCTCAAGGACGAGTCCGTCATCGGCATCACGGGCAAGGTCGAGGACCGCCCCGCCGACATGGTGAACAAGAACCTGCCGACCGGTGAGATCGAGGTCGATGCGACCGAGCTGATCATCCACAACCTTTCCGAGACGCCGCCGTTCCCGCTCGACGATGCCGGCGGCGACAAGGTGAACGAGGACCTGCGCCTCACTTACCGTTACCTCGACCTGCGCCGCCCGAAAATGCGCCGCAACCTCGCGGTGCGCCACAAGGCCACCAAGGCCGTGCGCGACTACTTCGACTCTCAAGGCTTCTACGAGGTCGAGACGCCCGCGCTCTTCAAGAGCACGCCCGAAGGCGCGCGCGAATACCTCGTGCCGTCGCGCATCCATGCCGGCCAGTTCTACGCGCTCTCGCAGTCGCCGCAGCAGTTCAAGCAGATCCTCATGGTCGCGGGCGTGGAGAAGTATTTCCAGATCGCCCGCTGCTTCCGCGACGAGGACCTCCGCGCCGACCGCCAGATGGAGTTCACGCAGATTGACGTTGAGGTCTCATTCATCGATCGCGAAGGCATCTACGCGCTCTTCGAAGGCATGTTGAAGAAGGTCTGGAAGGACGTGCTCAACCACGACCTGCCCACGCCGTTCCCGCGCATGGCCTACATCGACGCCATGAACCGCTACGGCGTCGACAAGCCCGACACGCGCTTCGGCCTCGAACTCGTCGACTTCACCGACACGTTCCGCAGCTCCGGTTTCAAGGTCTTCCAGTCCACCGCGGCCTCGGGCGGCTCGATCAAGGCCGTCAATGCGAAGGGCCTCGCCGACGCCACGCAGGGCGAGATTTCCTCGCTCGAGGATTCCGCGAAGGCGATGGGCGCGAAGGGCCTCGCCTACATCAAGGTCGAGAAGGGCGAATGGAAATCGCCGATCGTGAAATTCTTCACCGACGCCGAGAAGGCCGACCTCACCGCGCGCCTCAACATCCAGGACGGCGACCTGATCTGCTTCGCCGCCGCTCCGTGGGAGCGTGCGTGCGCGATCCTCGGCCGCATCCGCCTCGACGCCGCGCAACTGCTCGTGAAGCGCGGCAAGATGACGCTGCGTCCCGACCAGTGGAATTTCCTCTGGGTCGTCGATTTCCCGCTGATGAGCTACGACGAGGAGCGCGGCGGCTACGCGGCCACGCACCACCCGTTCACGGCGCCGGTGCAGGAAGACGCGCACCTGCTCGACAGCAACCCGAAGGCCGTGCGCGGCCAGCACTACGACGTCGTCTTGAACGGCATGGAACTCGGCGGCGGCTCGATTCGCATCCACCAGCCGGCGCTGCAGGAGAAGGTCTTCACCGACGTGCTCAAGATTCCGGCCGACGTGGTCGAGAGCCGCTTCGGCTACATGCTGAAGGCGTTCAAGTATGGCGCGCCTCCGCACGGCGGCATCGCCTTCGGCCTCGATCGCATGTGCGCGCTGCTCTGCGGCACGAACTCGATCCGCGACGTCATCGCCTTCCCGAAGACGCAAAAGGCACAGGACCTGATGAATCAGAGTCCCACGCCGGTGACCGAGAAACAGCTCCGCGACCTGCACATCCGCGTGGTCGACGAAGCGAAGTAA
- a CDS encoding class I SAM-dependent methyltransferase → MRDWELWQVLRRLPPAGHPHGAVLDTGAFNTYLGLWLAERYERVVVSDVYGARLRKGVLRALRVLPRKPNEAPFWRWRRAMLGAAPGLDIRNVDLTAMPYADNSLDTIVSISVIEHIPAIERALAEMYRCLKPGGSLLITTDCDRDGKGYADGVRYFTLAELERLFAPYPVVSEKRAPDFAERNWCYGRNRPVITAFIEVRKP, encoded by the coding sequence ATGCGCGACTGGGAGTTGTGGCAGGTGCTGCGCCGGCTCCCACCGGCCGGCCATCCGCACGGCGCGGTGCTCGATACGGGCGCGTTCAACACTTACCTCGGCCTGTGGCTCGCGGAGCGTTACGAACGTGTCGTCGTGTCCGATGTCTACGGCGCGCGGTTGCGCAAGGGCGTGCTGCGCGCGCTCCGCGTCCTGCCGCGCAAGCCGAACGAGGCGCCGTTCTGGCGCTGGCGTCGCGCCATGCTCGGTGCCGCGCCGGGGCTCGACATCCGCAACGTCGACCTCACCGCGATGCCCTACGCGGACAACTCGCTAGACACGATCGTCAGCATCTCGGTGATCGAGCACATTCCCGCGATCGAACGCGCGCTGGCGGAGATGTATCGCTGTCTGAAACCCGGCGGCAGCTTGCTCATCACGACCGACTGCGACCGCGACGGGAAAGGCTACGCGGATGGCGTGCGGTATTTCACGTTGGCGGAACTCGAGCGGTTGTTCGCGCCGTATCCGGTCGTTTCGGAAAAACGCGCGCCGGATTTCGCCGAACGCAACTGGTGCTACGGCCGCAACCGGCCGGTGATCACCGCCTTCATCGAGGTGCGGAAGCCCTGA
- a CDS encoding 2,3-bisphosphoglycerate-independent phosphoglycerate mutase: MNSARKPVLLVIRDGWGKNPDPSQDKTNAVVLAHKPCDDMLHAKFPVTLVKASGLDVGLPDGVMGNSEVGHENIGAGRIVDQELVRLNKLFSEKRLATNAVWHSVVARVKARPGAKLHLFGIVSDAGVHGMLEHLYGILRQAKEDGVAQVFLHAFTDGRDTPPSSGLGYVQQVEQQMKTIGVGQIASVCGRFWAMDRDNRWERVQKAYDMLTGKAAVATAPSAEAAVKAYYEKPLSPTQVGDEFVPATWIVDGAGKPVATIADGDAVLFYNYRGDRPREITKAFVLDQFDGFNRGKKLDLYYATMTEYEKGLPVHVVSPKPEKLKNILGQVVSDAGIRQFRCAETEKNPHVTFFFNNYRSEPFPGEDRACPPSPKVPTYDLQPEMSASEVTRFAKEAILSGKYGLVVVNYANPDMVGHTGSLEATKKAVEATDAGVGELLGALEQMGGRAVILADHGNAEQMWDPSVNGPHTAHTLNLVEAFVVGEGFAVGKTKMRTGGRLADIAPTVLALMGLPKPAEMTGESLVLG, translated from the coding sequence ATGAATTCAGCGCGCAAGCCCGTCCTCCTGGTCATCCGTGATGGCTGGGGCAAGAATCCCGATCCTTCGCAGGATAAGACCAACGCCGTCGTCCTCGCGCACAAGCCCTGCGACGACATGTTGCACGCGAAGTTCCCGGTCACGCTCGTGAAGGCCTCGGGCCTCGACGTCGGCCTGCCCGACGGCGTGATGGGCAACAGCGAAGTGGGCCACGAAAACATCGGCGCCGGCCGCATCGTCGACCAGGAACTCGTGCGCCTGAACAAGCTCTTTTCCGAAAAACGCCTCGCGACGAACGCGGTCTGGCACTCGGTCGTCGCGCGCGTGAAGGCGCGCCCCGGCGCGAAGCTGCACCTCTTCGGCATCGTCTCCGACGCGGGAGTGCACGGCATGCTCGAGCATCTTTACGGCATTCTTCGCCAAGCGAAGGAGGACGGCGTCGCGCAGGTGTTCCTCCACGCCTTCACCGACGGCCGCGACACGCCGCCATCGAGCGGCCTCGGCTACGTGCAGCAGGTCGAGCAACAGATGAAGACCATCGGCGTCGGCCAGATTGCCAGCGTGTGCGGACGCTTCTGGGCCATGGACCGCGACAACCGCTGGGAGCGCGTGCAAAAAGCCTACGACATGCTCACGGGCAAGGCCGCCGTCGCCACCGCGCCGAGCGCCGAGGCCGCCGTGAAGGCTTATTACGAAAAACCGCTCAGCCCGACGCAGGTCGGTGACGAGTTCGTGCCCGCGACGTGGATCGTCGACGGCGCCGGCAAGCCCGTGGCGACCATCGCCGACGGAGATGCCGTGTTGTTCTACAACTACCGCGGCGACCGCCCGCGCGAGATCACCAAGGCGTTCGTGCTCGATCAGTTCGACGGCTTTAATCGCGGCAAGAAACTCGATCTCTACTACGCGACGATGACCGAATACGAGAAGGGCCTGCCGGTGCACGTCGTCTCGCCGAAACCGGAGAAGTTAAAAAACATCCTCGGCCAGGTCGTGAGCGACGCGGGCATCCGCCAGTTCCGCTGCGCCGAGACGGAGAAGAACCCGCACGTGACTTTCTTCTTCAACAACTATCGCAGCGAGCCGTTCCCGGGCGAAGACCGCGCGTGCCCGCCGAGCCCGAAGGTCCCGACCTACGACTTGCAGCCCGAGATGTCGGCGAGCGAGGTCACGCGTTTCGCGAAGGAAGCGATCCTCTCCGGCAAATACGGCCTCGTCGTCGTGAACTACGCGAATCCCGACATGGTTGGCCACACCGGTTCGCTCGAAGCGACGAAGAAAGCCGTCGAGGCGACGGACGCCGGCGTGGGCGAGTTGCTCGGCGCGCTCGAGCAAATGGGTGGACGCGCCGTGATCCTCGCCGACCACGGCAACGCGGAGCAGATGTGGGACCCGAGCGTCAACGGCCCACACACCGCGCACACGTTGAATCTCGTCGAGGCTTTCGTCGTCGGCGAAGGCTTCGCCGTCGGCAAAACCAAGATGCGCACCGGCGGACGCCTCGCGGACATCGCGCCGACCGTGCTCGCCTTGATGGGCCTGCCCAAGCCGGCCGAAATGACCGGCGAGAGCCTCGTGCTCGGCTGA
- the hemH gene encoding ferrochelatase — MSKTAVLLLNLGSPDSTSVPDVKRYLQEFLGDERVIDKPAIPFLRKLLVNGIIIPFRVKKSAHAYESIWTPDGSPLILTSKKAQAALQQKVTIPVALAMNYGSPSIPDVLRELVAQGVTRVLMFPQYPHYAMSSWETVVVKVQREAAQIAPQMKLDLVQPYFGDADYIDALVASAQPYLAQPYDHFLFSYHGIPVRHLTKADSSHAHCQVVADCCNSCSPIHQTCYKAQVTRTSQLFAQRAGLDPQKWSISFQSRLVGEPWLSPYTDAEFERLAKEGKKRIVVITPAFVTDCLETLEEIRVEGAEDFKAAGGEQFTHVPCLNDQPVWIDFLARRVQRWQQAGAPTGAQ, encoded by the coding sequence ATGTCCAAGACCGCCGTCCTCCTGCTCAACCTCGGTTCGCCCGACTCCACTTCCGTCCCCGACGTGAAGCGCTACCTGCAGGAGTTCCTCGGCGACGAGCGCGTGATCGACAAGCCCGCCATTCCCTTTCTCCGCAAGCTGCTCGTCAACGGCATCATCATCCCGTTCCGCGTGAAGAAATCCGCGCACGCCTACGAGAGCATCTGGACGCCCGACGGCTCGCCGCTGATCCTCACGAGCAAGAAAGCGCAGGCCGCCTTGCAGCAGAAGGTCACGATCCCTGTCGCGCTCGCGATGAACTACGGCAGCCCGTCCATCCCGGACGTCCTCCGCGAACTCGTCGCCCAAGGCGTCACACGCGTCCTGATGTTCCCGCAATACCCGCACTACGCGATGTCGTCGTGGGAAACCGTCGTCGTGAAGGTCCAGCGCGAAGCCGCGCAGATCGCGCCGCAGATGAAGCTCGACCTCGTCCAACCCTACTTCGGCGACGCCGACTACATCGACGCCCTCGTCGCCAGCGCGCAGCCCTACCTCGCGCAGCCCTACGACCATTTCCTCTTCAGCTACCACGGCATTCCGGTGCGCCACCTGACCAAGGCCGACAGCTCGCACGCGCACTGCCAGGTCGTCGCGGATTGCTGTAATTCCTGCTCCCCGATTCACCAAACGTGTTACAAGGCCCAAGTCACGCGCACCTCGCAGCTCTTCGCCCAGCGCGCCGGGCTCGATCCGCAGAAATGGTCCATCTCCTTCCAATCGCGCCTCGTCGGCGAGCCCTGGCTCTCGCCCTACACCGACGCCGAATTCGAGCGCCTCGCGAAGGAAGGCAAGAAGCGCATCGTGGTCATCACGCCGGCCTTCGTCACCGACTGCCTCGAGACGCTCGAGGAAATCCGCGTCGAGGGCGCCGAGGATTTCAAGGCCGCCGGCGGCGAGCAGTTCACCCACGTTCCCTGCCTCAACGATCAGCCGGTGTGGATCGATTTCCTCGCCCGGCGCGTGCAGCGCTGGCAACAGGCCGGCGCGCCCACGGGCGCGCAGTGA
- a CDS encoding PAS domain-containing protein, which translates to MSIPSPQSHTQSATPSLGAAVLVLDAQGRVELANTAAAALWQARATELAGDFLPNLFVFEVTSRDPDLVQAQWEVVSAAALAQPVTLRLQPKEAAAFDVIVRLEQAGAEPARYFATIARPAPPPAALAPASSGAPGSAHATPGGDNFLALLAERSALGFFDLNFVKNETYLAPAWKRMLGYTDTSLPNTYESWLALIHPDDSAAAPDKLSGRASSTGSRPFSVEYRMKHARGHFVWLQAVGAQIFAPNGSLQRVVGAQLDITDRKETEEVSLRAEERLAGLSERGRIALFELDFTDGASWLSPALKATLGFKDDELPDEPESFLRALPPEDSVGGLAAFFTAKQPGAPVYFDALRLRHRNGTDLWAYAGIVRVISRKRELQRVLGFIAPMPEGVGGSAGPGVAPEHFSALLASLHEGVLVVDARDRIVLANHVAERLLGRSAEQLVGQPGSEVFRLVHRFTGAPVESPLEKALSTGESTGLNSEFALSRGEGTKPTFIVYSCRAVTDAGGQTAGALVVFRNPDEMGLTPEELVKANRFEALGQLASGISHDFNNLLTTIMGGLSLAHDQKDYSGLEASLKTCENAKGLSRQLLTIARGGTGTRQTVKTADLLADSKRIAASGSTVQVEISAPADLATIQVDRAQLLQVFQNLIVNAIQAMPNGKGNIWITAGNVTLANNQIPPLAAGQYVAIEVRDNGSGIKPEHLEKIFDPFFTTKKTGTGIGLSTVVKIVKNHGGQLTVDTELGVGTAFTVFLPRAEQEEVIETRSRPTLNRTTRTNRVLFMDDDPEISHLTENMLKGMGYGVDLAKNGEEAIKLYRSYLNINRPHDVVIMDLTVIGGMGGEECFRKLLELDPKVRAIVASGYDNDDMKRQFLDLGFCGYLTKPYRVGDLGRILKQVLGS; encoded by the coding sequence GTGAGCATCCCCTCGCCCCAGAGTCACACGCAATCCGCGACTCCCTCCTTGGGAGCCGCCGTGCTGGTATTGGACGCGCAAGGCCGGGTCGAGCTCGCCAACACCGCCGCCGCCGCGCTCTGGCAAGCACGCGCCACGGAGCTCGCCGGCGATTTCCTGCCCAACCTCTTCGTCTTCGAAGTCACCTCGCGCGACCCCGACCTCGTGCAAGCCCAGTGGGAGGTCGTCTCAGCCGCCGCGCTCGCGCAACCCGTCACGTTGCGCCTGCAACCCAAAGAGGCCGCCGCGTTCGACGTCATCGTCCGCCTCGAACAAGCCGGCGCCGAGCCCGCGCGCTACTTCGCCACCATCGCGCGCCCGGCGCCGCCCCCCGCCGCACTCGCGCCCGCCTCGTCCGGCGCGCCCGGCTCGGCCCACGCCACGCCGGGCGGCGACAACTTCCTCGCGTTGCTCGCCGAGCGCAGCGCGCTGGGTTTCTTCGACCTCAACTTCGTCAAGAACGAGACCTACCTCGCGCCCGCCTGGAAGCGCATGCTCGGCTACACCGACACAAGCCTGCCCAACACCTACGAATCCTGGCTCGCGCTCATCCACCCCGACGACTCCGCCGCCGCGCCCGACAAACTCTCCGGCCGCGCCTCCTCCACCGGCTCGCGCCCCTTCTCCGTCGAATACCGCATGAAGCACGCGCGCGGCCACTTCGTCTGGCTGCAAGCGGTCGGCGCGCAAATCTTCGCGCCCAACGGCTCGCTCCAACGCGTGGTCGGCGCCCAGCTCGACATCACCGACCGCAAGGAAACCGAGGAAGTCTCGCTGCGCGCCGAGGAACGCCTCGCCGGCCTCTCCGAACGCGGCCGCATCGCGCTCTTCGAACTCGATTTCACCGACGGCGCCAGCTGGCTCTCGCCCGCGCTGAAGGCGACGCTGGGCTTCAAGGACGACGAACTGCCCGACGAGCCCGAGTCGTTCCTGCGCGCCCTCCCGCCCGAGGACAGCGTCGGCGGACTCGCCGCCTTTTTCACCGCCAAGCAGCCCGGCGCGCCCGTCTACTTCGACGCGCTCCGCCTCCGCCACCGCAACGGCACCGATCTCTGGGCCTACGCCGGGATCGTCCGCGTCATCTCGCGCAAGCGCGAGCTCCAGCGCGTGCTGGGCTTCATCGCCCCGATGCCCGAAGGCGTCGGCGGCTCGGCCGGCCCGGGCGTCGCGCCGGAGCATTTTTCGGCACTGCTCGCCAGTCTGCATGAAGGCGTGCTGGTCGTCGACGCGCGCGACCGCATCGTCTTGGCCAACCACGTCGCGGAGCGCCTCCTCGGCCGCAGCGCCGAACAACTCGTCGGCCAGCCCGGCAGCGAGGTCTTCCGTCTCGTCCACCGCTTCACCGGCGCCCCCGTCGAGAGTCCGCTCGAGAAGGCGCTCTCCACCGGCGAATCGACCGGCCTCAACAGCGAGTTCGCGCTCTCCCGCGGCGAAGGCACCAAGCCCACGTTCATCGTCTACAGCTGCCGCGCCGTCACGGATGCCGGCGGCCAAACCGCCGGCGCGCTCGTCGTCTTCCGCAATCCCGACGAGATGGGCCTCACGCCCGAGGAACTCGTGAAGGCCAACCGCTTCGAAGCGCTCGGCCAGCTCGCCAGCGGCATTTCGCACGACTTCAACAATCTCCTCACGACCATCATGGGCGGCCTGTCGCTGGCCCACGACCAGAAGGACTACTCCGGCCTCGAGGCCAGCCTCAAGACGTGCGAGAACGCCAAAGGCCTCAGTCGCCAGTTGCTGACCATCGCACGCGGCGGCACTGGCACGCGCCAAACCGTCAAGACCGCCGACCTGCTCGCGGATTCCAAGCGCATCGCCGCGTCCGGCTCGACCGTCCAAGTCGAAATCAGCGCCCCCGCCGATCTCGCCACGATTCAGGTCGACCGCGCGCAGCTCCTCCAGGTTTTCCAAAACCTCATCGTCAACGCGATCCAGGCCATGCCCAACGGCAAGGGCAACATCTGGATCACCGCGGGCAACGTCACACTCGCCAACAACCAGATCCCGCCGCTCGCCGCCGGCCAATACGTCGCCATCGAAGTCCGCGACAACGGCAGCGGCATCAAGCCCGAGCATCTCGAGAAAATCTTCGACCCGTTCTTCACCACCAAGAAGACCGGCACCGGCATCGGCCTGTCGACCGTCGTGAAAATCGTGAAGAACCACGGCGGCCAGCTCACGGTCGACACCGAGCTCGGCGTCGGCACGGCGTTCACGGTTTTCCTCCCGCGCGCCGAGCAGGAGGAAGTGATCGAAACGCGGTCCCGCCCGACGCTCAACCGCACCACGCGCACCAATCGCGTCCTGTTCATGGATGACGACCCCGAGATCAGCCATCTCACGGAGAACATGCTCAAAGGCATGGGCTACGGAGTGGACCTCGCGAAAAACGGCGAAGAGGCGATCAAACTCTACCGCAGCTACCTCAACATCAACCGCCCGCACGACGTGGTCATCATGGACCTCACGGTCATCGGCGGCATGGGCGGCGAAGAGTGTTTCCGCAAATTGCTCGAACTCGACCCGAAGGTCCGCGCCATCGTCGCCAGCGGCTACGACAACGACGACATGAAGCGCCAGTTCCTCGACCTGGGCTTCTGCGGCTACCTGACGAAGCCCTACCGCGTCGGCGACCTCGGTCGCATCCTCAAACAGGTCTTGGGGTCATAA